The window TCACGCAGGCaaccccaaagtgctgaacaaggatacaaattaaataaataaataaaaaataaacacaatcaaGAACACATTGCGGTAAAAATCAGGGTTAAAATTTTGTAAAAacaattaattaatttaatgctAAAAGAGTATAAGATAAAAACgtaagtcaaataaaaacagaagttAATCACttaagtcaacctgcattaaagagacaatgtgtagtttttaccattaatttctggaaacatccatcaaaatgttgttgaaaatgaatgaaatgaagcccagttgttgaaaaatattggcggtttcatgacatttaaccataaaaatcaggtctaaaatacatgggagtgggtctaaatcTCTGGCCGataccatattagatgccatgtttccttctacaggagcccatgaggacaaaaagcatttactaatttgtaacaaacggttacaaaatttTCGTCATTcttgaatgttgttgttttacacatttacctcttcacttgttgccagtgatgaaagggagtctgatgtgcgtgtcatgtttttaattgtttggaaaataaattcttacatttataaacctgactctttccttgaatcaagacAAAGTGTTCCACAAtcgctgaataaacaaagaatcctagaatcttctgattaaacatccaaagaccaagcaggaggatattctatatttatattgagaatcacagcttattggtcataagcagaggtaatatattaagctcttaaagcactctagGTGAAAAAGGGAAGGATTTGGTTTGCTTTAAGCTATGAGgctgattcttatcaaaaagcatcagacgctatctgtgtgtctacttcaccctttcttggagaccctcttcgtggatccaaaggtcagggaggtcggatgacctctggcactgaGGGTCGTAGAGTAACTGcagcaccgactcttcagtccagagatgtctcgggtcacaacagaagAATGGAACCATTGCATCTAGacagactcttaaggagtcggaacaatataagctttgttctgcaggaaccgtttgctgtgtcagcggtaCGCAGCTTTTGGCAGGGTTTTGGCAACTTGCCAAaaatgctcagggttaaagaggtgtCGCTGCGGACGGCCGTTCCGAAGCGCTCTCTACAACTGAATGTTGAATCGTGGACAGCTGGAATGCGACTACTGAATCACCACAGTGATtccgttttaatattctcatattaggatttacttggccaatcggagcgtgccatgttaagggatattaccatagactgtacatactggacaaacggattccattggcttcaataacacgtttgttgtctataatgggaggtggccaccaccgccattttgaccgtgtcacaggttccgtccagcccagacaattccataaaagggaagagaggaggcactgagggtgtggctgtaaggctgggctcgagtgacgacacccaggcgaactagctacgagctaacctgaagctaaccctggctaacccaaagctaaagcggaggtgggagccgagctaacggatgtagccacctagcttcaacccaaccggagctaactggaacacccatcgacctgaacctcacacggagtttcggtggaggttttctgcgcctgttcgtgagaagtacctgtattaaaaaagttttaaatcggtaagtatataatttatttccgtaatgaatacattttgctttgagcaagttttcagtacagtttttttcggcgctatcactcctgagtcgcaccagccattaaatgtatcatgaagaagagaaaatatatttaagtcgtattttggggggacattttattatctttcttacaaaatctgagaccaaacgtttcacattgcaacacaagcaccggtaaccataacagaatgaacaacagccagcagaggagaggatggcggtgtttcaaaccctcccggccggcgaggagagctcattcctgggctggagccggccctcagcaccccgccacaggctctaacagatgctggcggtgtttgaaaccctcccagcgggacaggggaactcattcttgtgtgggtcggagtcggcccgcagcagcgcggtgtagcctacatattttgttatataagtcgctctggagtataagtagcaggaccagccagaatatgtaaaaaagtgcgagttatagtccggaaaatatggcagttattagtattcgagctaaattagcagcgtaaatacatttcatatatttccaaaatgtaatacttgtttgtatcttgtacagccaactagtctttattctggactcagtacaatttaccaaaagtaaagagacattctacagatgaagtaagcacaagataacttactggaagacacgggattatcatgagaaccagaacaagagagcctgataacagtcgtgaaaataacagttaaaaagtatgtatgtataatagaaataaaaatatattagaattagtgtaattcactgtgatccaaacaataaatcagccatagctgattagtaaatatgacatgaggtcttggagtttttaattttcatttttttcttagatctgtttaaatgtcaccatggcagcctgtgtgtctccaacatcagctacacaacgcagcaagtgtaagttccacatacctgtctcaccacttcatgtatggttttgtactttaaacaattatgacaaacctgttattttttctccatagccatttggatcattggagacagctatgtGAGGcggggtgcccagagagctgcagagacaaccttggcctccctgacgtctgtgtctcctggttcggttggggcggaccatcgacatacatacatgtgccgacactttgcgccctgttttataaaatgtagtgttaaaaataaatgtttttgctcaattactggaatttctttggttaagacaaaagtgaggaataatcatttacaagttatttgtacaacaggcccattttaaatcccaacagtttcttagcagacaatagaaatgtgttctttactaactttacttggtttaaaaatcttactaaaatagtgccgtattgcaaaacccaatcatacttgttatgtaaacattagctttgtagatattttttacagatatatatttgtgtgcaacaaatccaaacttaaataatttgtcattctttattgaaaaacaacaaaatacagttatacagaagtgtgggaaaatgataatgtgaaagtattgctatttaaatgtaatcctatttatctttaaaaagaaaaactctaaaaatgtcctgtacagcatcatgacagaagaatggtggtctgtctgtcagaatgtgctgaacagatttgctctttgaagaggagtgtcatgtttggaggaaggtacttaacccaagacatgcagaatacaacactgaccaaaaactgatggaaaaaatgatttatttataaggaggaacttaaggtgcacagataagtccgtggttggaactgcaacaacagctcagcgtctggaggagggagaacacaggtgagcttaggttctggtttcaaaatccattgtaggcaggcagaggtgttcagcagacttcctGTGGTGGGtgtagggagcagaggtggagagaagcggggcgtcctggtggatggggcactgggtgagatgagaggtgggttatggaggctggtgataaggtccgtgtgttgaatatccaaatcctggagtagaggtcagtatccaattaggtcgacaggaatcctgaagaatggtaaatccaatataagagcaaaaacactacgaaataacattaatcctaggaacactagaggtaacacgagtggctggttactaccaaaactgaggcaatcttctggcgtcaaattgtgtcctccatccaccttaaataggaaagcaccccgctgattgctgatcaagaacggctggggtggagtcaccagaaccatgaagaacgtgtctccagagacaacccgggtcctggtaccaatcaggaagcggaccttatcacccagagctgccaggtcacgctcaaagccttcatgttcacgctgcagagcctgaacgctggccaggtcgtggccgtagttgtctgtgttcagggcctggttcttctcctcgatccactctttggtctcatcagcgtctctgagaagacatcagaactccgtctgagtgtgggtccaaactctactgacccgtaagcggcgcataagtgtgcggggtacctgtggaagcgctgcacctcatgggcgctgcccagcatgttgctccggtcttcagccagctgttgcagcgagcgccagcagttgttcagctcctggagagaaaccaaacccagtgagatgaaggtggacgccagcgggctggacgccggacaaggaaacctggagacggatcgctcagacaggaagggaagagcttcctcttaccttgatggaattaaagttagccgtcgtctgaacgcccaaccgtacggtctgaggtcaaaggtcacaggaaacacacaccagtcagcagtcatacagatgcataaagataactgtagccatggcaaccagctgacatgtccccactttcaccagcacctggtgcctgccgggtcacctgaattcctgtgtgatgtcagcacggtcggccgtgactgcggccatcagaggtgacctctgatcagctgaatgaactcaccttccagggtgacgccgtgttaccccgggtttccacgggagccgtcagcagcacgttactgcagcagcacgtcttgctcgcgtaagctgctgcttggcccttcccacgagacgcgaagcagcaggggagcagctgtcaccgaccgagcacgaagtcacacgagtgacttcgtcagtaaacacaacaacaagcaggagaaaactacaacatggtttgtgttttatgttctgtccgttttataatcgccaatacggacctgaaaaacaaaggagaccgctagctaggtgataacttctcacggggccgcacagttagtaactgtttttaaaagtaaagcaaccggaaggcagtacgttctttattctgaaaatctcggtagcttctctcaatttccgcgtccgatttcctgtctttccttccccaaaaatgtcgaacttgacccgtttcagaggcgttgcgcgtagaaaatagaaccggcgcgtaaaggccgcgacatgctgctcctgagacgcggccgactcgcgctgctgacggctccggtggaaaaggttctgttgaccacagcggttcctatcagcagctatgacgtgctgctgcagtaacgtgctgctgacggctcccgtggaaagccggggttagagtcggcttcatcctgtaaacaaacaaatgagtggtaacaaaaacaccacgtctggttctggtggaggcggaggacaacacgcacctttccaggagcagaacccagatgttcttgttgctacaaacagagacgagcagagttaacaaactaggaagtgagagggaccagctgctgcagacaggtgacgctcacctgagcctgaaccataggagcctcctcagccatcagaccttctgactccagttcagatgccaccttgttgatgtccctcaggcgggactcgttggccttcaggtcctgcaggacaaaagcacctgctgattatcacctgagctgatctgacagctgctgctggaagacggagaggaggaaaagtccgaccttctggaagtcgtcaaacttcttctgcaagacctcgacctgctccaggtccgacccgtttctccatcctcattcagctaaagacgcaagttcaagtaaaacaacctaaagtcacacaaacacaaagcaggtgtggagatgttcgctctgagctggaggtcgttcctcggctgtgaagggcacacgaaccttgttggtgctgttgagcagcgtgaggatgtcgcccttcttcatggtgacctctcgaggactcttctcctggtagtcgtacagagccagaaccagctccttcccggtctcatcgtcagttggagccacttgttgctgtcgggttaacaggtctggtgttagaacgtggtggataagaatgttctgacgggccgagggttctgaaccagcgaagtgacctggacccaaacaaagtgagccagaacctgcagacacctcagaaacatgtcaggaccagacctgctctaccttcctccattatggtctctcctttctgggtgacagccttgatgcgaggttcatgacctgtgatctcagcctgcagagcctggtgcttcttcagcaggttctggacaccaatcaggtccttccctgaggacacatgttagagttcagcattatgcagtagacagaccagtttaacccaggggtttctttcttctacaatctgctctttaactgtattatttcctgctatttcagctgttaactttattttttctctaagtgtttttctccccagaagaagctacaacgatgttctgctgagctgtggtggcctcatggagggggccatcatctagcacactgctgctaaccacttaatcattctccctctcctgataataacattttactttctttgatgttggatgtactactactagtttacccgtttaattatagattcactaggataaatacaataaaatttatctctcgccaaatagaatatttactaagaaatcacaatgtaacgtgtgtgtgtgtgtgtgtgtgtaaaagccatgtgtagtgtttatttataaagcatatgttgttggattttatccagaatcgagactttgaaaatatatagtttaattacagtttgatttatttgacatctgtataatgtttattattttgttttttccccctaaatacctaacgttttagttaacatgaatattagtcattcatcccaatacatgaagttacacattttaaattttaataggggaagactgcaggagggagcggtaaaatcatagactgtacatacttgctacccgccggctgtgatcacaagcaacaacatattagttcccgctgcttcttcggtaaacagcgcaaacaaaaacaaagaaacttgggatcttgtcggcgtggcggtgggatttaagggaaacgctgtatgccctatagacttctcaccgagctgcagtatttctccggtcagatctgtctctgagagctccacgagcggtcagcccgcgcagcagctaggcgcagcaagtaggcgccggatcggtcaggctgcccggcctgaccgctggggattaccgggtggaagaatggacacagaagtctccctcttagcgctccggcaTATTTCAATCCATTTTGATCTTTTaccatattacccatctaaatatgccctattaattattttaccgtattttacatttaaatttcatggttaaacagtacatgctacatgttaaactgatagtcacctagctacttcggtaaactcagctagtttaaaggcagcagtgacataaaatacgaatatagattttaacttaccgaaaaaaatgaagtggagactccttggacgctctattagtgcaattaataccactgcaagtcattttgtccaacaattgcaccaataatatccaaaacagaattcacaagcacagagactcaaaatcccgaaacagcttccaggaggggccgaggctgtactgaggcctttccacggagctagctctgtggtcacgtgggtctgaggcggcggtcacgtgtgtgggatgctcattaattatacagaattttaggctttcaatacacttaaacagaagagtgagaaaaaaattcacccccctcagagttgtcatgagtataaactagataatttagacaaaaaacatgttttggtaccaggctgtaaacatgtttatttctgctgtgaaatcggcatttttaacatgggagtcaatgaggatttgctcgcttctggcaccagcccccagcagatgagggtggaactgcaatttttcttacttccgggatgggaccatttttagagcggcattgtgggggcttggatattaccaagaaaacctcagacatcacgccttcttgaccggatgctctgatcttgggtaaagaaatatctatgtgtcatgagtttaacttaactttaatttgtccttgtgtctgagtgtgggtgacgattgccttgtcatatcaaccaTTATTgattacaatatatatatatatatatatatatatatatatatatatatatatatatatatatacatacatatatatacatacatatattagggctgcacgatattaggaaaacctgcgatattcgatgacagtgcttaatattgcgatatcgatattactcacgataaatgaacaaatactaaagtatgcagtgttgatgtcgtctggcgtgtgacgtctgctctgggttcaaagcaaacaaaaacgaatgcatgaattccattacaacataacattttcattgtaaaaatatgcagctgcacctgctactgtattagcagcaaaacagcaaactgcatgcatgcagttcctcagtgactttaaaacatcacctccaccataaaactttttctgatgctacaaatacagaaaaacatcccttaccagggtttttgaataaataaaaaaatctgaaaataagttttaatgttaaataatagttaacatcacttaaatgcaacagcaaattctctcattgctactgaacattttctccactaatgtggttatgatataaggctgttgctgtaattgggaagtgagctgtcctgggccaaactaggagaatattaagattttctgagggaaagagaaaaacaattttctacctttcagaagacgaactggcaaaaaaaactacaaggaaaatatgtgaaaacgtttgtttttaaccccaaattgaacaagtttacctagatcttaaaaagcagctcagatgatgaaactgcaactgattctgataacaagctaacaaactgaactagctcctcttaagataaccggctagcagagcttctgactgacagtttaagtgcagcagcaaatcaactatcctgattaacaaggttataaaagctcataaatgaaaaatcactttgatgtgtgggggaacttttccaggccctctttagcagctcagggtgggactgggaggagagtgctgtagccttttagctggaagctaaccggagccagaaacctcagcacaaagtgcgttcgttaatctgagccagcatgacgaacaagggaagcgagcggcagcggaaagcgggggcggagcggagatggtgGAATTTTGGGGATACAGTCTGTGCTGGAGCGGGTGAACCAGGCGGCGGCACAGCGGCCCAAAGTAAGCGCAGCCCGGGAAGCTCCGCTCGGCAGCACCGTCTCCGACGCTCCGGTGTCGGCGCACGGAGGAAGTGGTGGTGCCAAAAACAAGAGCGGTTATGTAAGGCTGGCAAACATCTCAACCTTCGGACAGAGACAGCCGAGCAGAGCGAGGCAgctcgtagggggcgggcgtattatgtgaacggacccatctgattggccgcatatcagaagggctacatttgattggtcaaataatactgtcgcgtaaaaaacagagctggtttacaaaaagttgatgtatgacacggatggaaatgtttgaaccaaacatttatcgcagtttttgacgtgctttgcgatgggcctatcgcacgtcctgttatcgcgatgacgataatt is drawn from Nothobranchius furzeri strain GRZ-AD chromosome 4, NfurGRZ-RIMD1, whole genome shotgun sequence and contains these coding sequences:
- the LOC139069668 gene encoding spectrin alpha chain, non-erythrocytic 1-like isoform X1 produces the protein MAEEAPMVQAQQQEHLGSAPGKTVRLGVQTTANFNSIKELNNCWRSLQQLAEDRSNMLGSAHEVQRFHRDADETKEWIEEKNQALNTDNYGHDLASVQALQREHEGFERDLAALGDKVRFLIGTRTRVVSGDTFFMVLVTPPQPFLISNQRGAFLFKVDGGHNLTPEDCLSFGSNQPLVLPLVFLGLMLFRSVFALILDLPFFRIPVDLIGY
- the LOC139069668 gene encoding uncharacterized protein isoform X3 → MLGSAHEVQRFHRDADETKEWIEEKNQALNTDNYGHDLASVQALQREHEGFERDLAALGDKVRFLIGTRTRVVSGDTFFMVLVTPPQPFLISNQRGAFLFKVDGGHNLTPEDCLSFGSNQPLVLPLVFLGLMLFRSVFALILDLPFFRIPVDLIGY
- the LOC139069668 gene encoding spectrin alpha chain, non-erythrocytic 1-like isoform X2, which translates into the protein MAEEAPMVQAQQQEHLGSAPGKTVRLGVQTTANFNSIKELNNCWRSLQQLAEDRSNMLGSAHEVQRFHRDADETKEWIEEKNQALNTDNYGHDLASVQALQREHEGFERDLAALGDKVRFLIGTRTRVVSGDTFFMVLVTPPQPFLISNQRGAFLFKVDGGHNLTPEDCLSFGFLST